In Zingiber officinale cultivar Zhangliang chromosome 6A, Zo_v1.1, whole genome shotgun sequence, a single genomic region encodes these proteins:
- the LOC121996190 gene encoding vesicle-associated membrane protein 724-like: MEAEQGKEGWFIYGFVARGTVVLAEYTEYTGNFPAIAAQCLQKLPSSDKLSTYACDGHAFIFLVHSGYAYCVVTKDTVTRNVSIAFLERLKTDFTKRYGGGKADTATAKSLNKEFSPVIKEHMRYIIDHLDEIDKLIKIKVQVSEVKNVMLENINKTMERGEKLNDLQDKATDLQQEAQGFRKQGTKLRKRMWLQNMKIKLVVLAILLILVLIIWVSVCHGFNCTKQNN; the protein is encoded by the exons ATGGAGGCGGAGCAAGGGAAGGAAGGGTGGTTCATCTATGGGTTCGTCGCGCGGGGGACTGTGGTTCTAGCCGAGTACACAGAGTATACTGGAAACTTCCCTGCCATCGCGGCGCAGTGCCTCCAGAAGCTGCCTTCCTCCGACAAGTTGTCCACCTACGCGTGCGACGGTCACGCCTTCATCTTTCTCGTACACAGTGGCTACG CCTATTGTGTTGTTACCAAAGACACTGTTACTAGAAACGTCTCTATTGCTTTCCTGGAGCGACTGAAAACAGATTTTACAAAAAGATATGGAGGTGGCAAAGCTGATACAGCAACAGCAAAGAGTCTTAATAAAGAATTCAG CCCAGTCATAAAGGAGCACATGCGGTATATAATTGATCATTTGGATGAGATTGATAAGCTTATAAAGATTAAAGTCCAAGTTTCAGAAGTTAAAAATGTTATGTTGGAGAACATCAATAAG ACCATGGAACGTGGAGAGAAACTGAATGATCTGCAAGACAAGGCAACAGACTTGCAGCAAGAG GCGCAAGGGTTCCGGAAACAGGGGACTAAATTACGCAAAAGAATGTGGTTGCAAAACATGAAGATCAAGTTGGTGGTGCTGGCCATCTTGTTGATTTTAGTTCTCATTATTTGGGTCTCTGTATGCCATGGATTTAACTGCACCAAGCAGAATAACTGA